A stretch of the Vigna radiata var. radiata cultivar VC1973A chromosome 9, Vradiata_ver6, whole genome shotgun sequence genome encodes the following:
- the LOC106773860 gene encoding uncharacterized protein LOC106773860, whose protein sequence is MSSWITLKFRAVLHVLRATNFQSSYVGLQKNRPIVSAATPQTVHCLHPNLQFYSTNTNNTSTNAKGIKDEKIQPEPAAPAHASKTFSFSYWLRWILGMTLSVLLPFWKPYWKKLQRIEGEAEFVIEEAEAVAKVVEKVAKVAEKVSEDVAEMLPEDGKLRKATLVVEHASKEAAHDAQLTQQFIHKVEELKNDLDDIQAFVEPVIDKIVKI, encoded by the exons ATGTCATCGTGGATAACTCTCAAATTCAGAGCTGTTCTTCATGTACTTCGTGCCACCAACTTCCAATCAAGCTATGTTGGATTACAGAAAAACAGACCAATTGTATCAGCTGCTACACCTCAAACAGTTCATTGCTTGCATCCTAATCTGCAATTCTACAGCACCAATACCAACAACACAAGTACTAATGCAAAAGG AATAAAAGATGAGAAGATTCAACCTGAACCTGCTGCACCTGCACATGCTTCTAAaactttttccttctcttattG GTTAAGATGGATATTGGGCATGACACTTTCTGTCTTACTACCCTTCTGGAAACCTTACTGGAAAAAACTGCAGAGAATAGAAG GAGAGGCAGAGTTTGTGATTGAAGAGGCTGAAGCGGTGGCAAAAGTGGTAGAAAAAGTGGCAAAAGTAGCAGAAAAAGTATCTGAAGATGTAGCAGAGATGCTTCCAGAGGATGGTAAACTAAGGAAAGCAACTTTGGTGGTagaacatgcatcaaaagaagCAGCACATGATGCTCAGCTTACTCAACAATTCATACACAAG GTTGAAGAACTCAAGAATGACCTTGATGATATACAAGCCTTTGTTGAACCAGTAATTGACAAGATTGTCAAGATTTAA
- the LOC106773812 gene encoding classical arabinogalactan protein 1-like, with product MANSTVVFTLVAALLVTSVLAQSPASSPALSPKRTPVAATPRSSPSPAISPAAESPSSSPPAPALNAPSPSPTGIDSPPSPPVSPAGAPSVTPSAISSPPTEAPTPSQNGAALNRFTLAGSAVAVVLAAALFM from the coding sequence aTGGCTAACTCCACCGTTGTCTTTACGCTAGTCGCTGCATTGTTAGTCACCTCCGTGCTGGCTCAGTCTCCGGCGTCGTCGCCAGCTCTCTCTCCGAAGAGAACACCCGTGGCGGCCACGCCGCGTAGCTCTCCGTCACCGGCGATTTCTCCTGCCGCCGAGTCGCCGTCATCGTCTCCCCCTGCTCCGGCGCTCAACGCTCCGTCTCCTTCGCCGACCGGCATCGACTCTCCGCCGTCGCCTCCCGTATCTCCGGCCGGTGCTCCTTCCGTCACTCCTTCGGCAATCTCCTCTCCGCCGACCGAAGCACCGACTCCCTCGCAAAACGGCGCCGCTTTGAACAGATTCACCCTCGCCGGATCTGCCGTCGCCGTGGTTCTCGCTGCGGCTTTGTTCATGTAG
- the LOC106774300 gene encoding bifunctional riboflavin biosynthesis protein RIBA 1, chloroplastic codes for MASSISLSTPFYRPSVCKQLKLFTGLHKFSLNGHGSDLAFVQLNSSVSSATCRIKATLTSGRGVLGSYPNSNGVGTEGRRDIVAFGTPGIDTAVPVGSGFSDDDDEYDFDTPTEGFASVPEAIEDVRNGKMVLVVDDEDRENEGDVIMAAELVTPEAMAFIVKHGTGIVCISMKEEDLERLELPLMVNSQYNDEKLRTAFTVTVDAKHGTTTGVSARDRATTVLALASKDSKPSDFNRPGHIFPLMYRDGGVLKRAGHTEASVDLAILAGLNPAAVLCEIVDDDGSMARLPKLRQFAERENLKIVSIADLIRYRRKRDKLVEPAGSAVIPTMWGPFTANCYRSLLDGIEHITMVKGDIGDGHDVLVRVHSECLTGDIFGSARCDCGNQLSLAMQQIETAGRGVLVYLRGHEGRGIGLGHKLRAYNLQDDGRDTVEANEELGLPVDSREYGIGAQILRDLGVRSMKLMTNNPAKYVGLKGYGLTISGRIPLLSLITKENKKYLETKREKLGHVYGSEFNSRLNYPDSGNGKAGSGDDSNAAPGL; via the exons ATGGCTTCTTCTATCAGTCTATCCACTCCTTTCTACCGCCCTAG CGTATGCAAACAATTGAAATTGTTTACTGGGTTGCACAAATTCTCTCTCAATGGACATGGGTCGGATTTGGCCTTTGTCCAACTCAACTCCAGTGTCTCCAGTGCTACTTGTAGAATTAAAGCTACATTGACCTCTGGACGAGGAGTCTTGGGATCTTATCCCAACAGCAATGGTGTGGGAACTGAAGGGCGACGTGATATTGTAGCATTTGGAACTCCGGGAATAGACACAGCAGTGCCAGTAGGCAGTGGTTTttctgatgatgatgacgagTATGACTTCGACACTCCAACAGAAGGTTTTGCATCCGTTCCGGAGGCCATTGAAGACGTTAGGAATGGAAAG ATGGTTTTGGTTGTAGATGACGAGGATAGGGAAAATGAAGGAGACGTAATTATGGCTGCGGAGTTGGTTACACCTGAGGCCATGGCTTTTATTGTGAAGCATGGAACAGGGATAGTTTGTATAAGCATGAAGGAGGAAGATTTGGAGAGATTGGAACTTCCTTTGATGGTAAACAGTCAGTATAATGATGAGAAACTTCGCACAGCGTTCACTGTAACAGTG GATGCTAAACATGGTACTACCACGGGGGTGTCAGCTCGTGATAGGGCTACGACAGTCTTGGCCCTTGCATCCAAAGATTCGAAACCAAGTGATTTCAACCGCCCAGGCCATATTTTCCCACTAATGTACAGGGATGGTGGTGTGCTGAAGAGAGCTGGACATACAGAAGCTTCAGTTGATCTTGCCATACTAGCTGGTCTGAATCCTGCAGCAGTTCTGTGTgagattgtggatgatgatggTTCAATGGCTAGATTACCTAAGCTTCGCCAGTTTGCAGAGcgtgaaaatttaaaaattgtatctATTGCTGACTTGATAAG GTATAGAAGGAAGAGAGATAAACTGGTAGAGCCTGCTGGTTCTGCAGTAATACCAACAATGTGGGGGCCATTTACAGCTAACTGCTATAGATCGCTTTTAGATGGCATTGAGCATATTACAATGGTTAAG GGTGACATTGGTGATGGGCATGATGTACTTGTGAGGGTACACTCAGAGTGTCTCACAGGAGACATATTTGGATCTGCTAGATGTGACTGTGGAAATCAGCTTTCTCTTGCAATGCAACAGATTGAAACTGCTGGTAGAGGTGTATTGGTCTATCTTCGTGGACATGAAGGAAGGGGCATTGGGTTGGGCCACAAACTTCGTGCCTATAACCTACAGGATGATGGACGGGACACTGTAGAGGCTAATGAGGAGTTGGGATTGCCTGTTGACTCAAGGGAGTATGGAATTGGTGCACAG ATTTTGAGAGACTTGGGTGTTCGTTCTATGAAGCTAATGACAAATAATCCAGCAAAGTATGTGGGGCTTAAAGGTTATGGTTTGACAATTTCCGGTAGGATACCATTGTTATCACTTATCACAAAAGAGAACAAGAAATACTTAGAGACCAAACGTGAGAAATTGGGTCACGTATATGGCTCAGAATTTAACAGCAGATTGAACTATCCAGACAGTGGCAATGGTAAAGCCGGCAGTGGTGATGATTCTAATGCTGCTCCTGGCCTGTAA
- the LOC111242534 gene encoding uncharacterized protein LOC111242534: MDGFDPSGVILLQRERSLLQQGHKVGELLFPLARNFSITMDVESSSKATAQDESDTSNILGVESEDYDRSRKFGNRKYAALRTNLNEEVSRKDLTQEGVSSSFTSDGNHSQSTSSAPSSSSSSVLASRWESMMHGFKSLRSNIDSKRFIPISNAPESILNSKPSSDSLDEIFERLKHPPPEYRDSHD, from the exons ATGGATGGATTTGACCCATCTGGGGTAATACTCTTGCAGAGAG AACGTTCTCTACTCCAGCAAGGCCACAAAGTTGGTGAACTTCTTTTCCCTCTCGCAAGAAATTTCAGCATAACTATGGATGTTGAGTCATCCAGCAAGGCCACG GCTCAGGATGAGAGTGACACTAGCAACATTCTGGGAGTAGAAAGTGAAGACTATGACAGGAGTAGAAAATTTGGCAACAGAAAATATGCAGCTTTGAGGACAAACCTCAACGAGGAAGTGTCTAGAAAAGACTTGACCCAAGAAGGAGTTTCTTCCTCCTTTACAAGTGATGGTAATCATTCTCAGAGCACAAGTTCagcaccatcatcatcatcatcatcggtGTTAGCCTCAAGATGGGAATCAATGATGCATGGATTTAAAAGTTTGAGATCTAACATTGATTCCAAGAGATTTATCCCTATATCTAATGCTCCCGAGTCAATTCTAAACTCGAAACCATCATCTGATTCCCTCGACGAGATATTTGAGAGATTGAAACATCCCCCTCCTGAATACAGGGATTCTCATGACTGA